The sequence TCGAAATTATGAAGGGAGAGTTGTTAGTGGTGTATGATGGTGAAATACTACCGGTACCAGATGCTATCATCCCTCGTATCGGTGCAAGTCGAACGTTTTATGGAACAGCAATGGTGCGTCACTTTGAAATGATGGGAGCTTTCAGTGTCGCAGGAAACCTTGCGATAGCAAGATCCAGAGACAAGCTCAGAAGCCTTCAGGTTTTATCTACACACGATGTCGATATGCCAAAAACAGTCTTTGCATCCAACAAGGCCAATGCCAAAGATGTGATCAAACTGATCGGAGGGACACCGTTGGTACTTAAGATCCTTGAAGGGACACAGGGTGTCGGTGTGGTACTTGCAGAGACACAAAAAGCAGCACAATCTGTCCTGGATGCTTTTTATGGCATGGATGTGAGTCTCTTGGTGCAGGAATTCATCAAAGAAGCCGGCGGTGCCGATATCCGTGCCTTGGTGATCAATGGACAGGTGGTCGGTGCCATGAAGCGCCAAGGGGCAGAAGGTGATTTCCGGTCCAACCTTCATCAGGGTGGAAGTGCTTCTGCACATAAACTCAGCCGCAAGGAAAAATCTACGGCGATCGCTGCTGCAAAGGCAATGGGGCTGGGTGTATGCGGTGTAGATATGATCCCTTCTGATCGCGGTCCACTGGTGATGGAGGTCAACTCATCTCCTGGACTTGAAGGTATTGAGAAAGCGACTAATGCGGATATTGCAGGGAAGATCATGGATTATATTGAAGCCAATATCAAGCCTACGGATAATAAAAAACCGCCTCGTCGCAGGAAAGATAATATTGGGGCATAAATGAGACACAATCCTTTTATCTTAGGTGGCAAGGAGATACCTAGAGGCGTACAGAGACGGGTAGAGATAGAGTTGCCAAGCTTTTACGGTACACCGACCTCTCTTACGGCCTATGTGATCCGTGGCAAAAAAGCAGGCCCAACGGTTTTCATCAGTGCAGCCATTCATGGAGATGAACTCAACGGTATAGAGATCATCCGTCGTCTGCGCCAGCTACATCTGCTGACGAAACTCAAAGGTACACTGATACTTGTTCCTATAGTGAACATTTACGGAGCCATAAACCTTTCGAGGTATTTGCCTGACAGACGTGACCTGAACAGAAGTTTCCCCGGACATTCCAAGGGAGCACTTGCCTCACGTCTGGCAAAGACTTTTTTTGATGAGATCGTATCCAAGTGTGACTTGGGGATCGATCTGCATACGGCCAGTATCCACAAGGACAATCTTCCCCAAGTACGTACCAATGTCAACAATGAATATACTTTGAGACTTGCCTATGCATTCGAAGCACCTGTAATACTACATTCGGAGTTAAGGGATGGATCTTTGCGTGCTGTAGCACAGGACAAAGGGATACCGATCTTACTCTATGAGGCAGGTGAAGCACTGAGACTGGATGAAAAATCCATTAAGATCGGGGTGAAAGGCATCATTAATGTACTCAGAGCCAATGAGATGTTGCCGACGCGTATCAAAAAAAGCAGTCGTATCAAACCGGTTTTGACAAAAAACAGCAAATGGATACGTGCACACGAAAGTGGCATGATACAAACCATTAAACAATTAGGTGATGTGGTGGAAGAGGGGGATGTCATTGCACGTATTCATTCACTCTTTGAGGATCAAAGCTATGAAGTGATAGCGCCGTTTGATGGTATTATCATAGGGAAAACACAAATTCCCCTTATTCATGAGGGGGATGCAGCGTTTCATATCGCAGCACTGAAAGATATTCAAATCGCTGAAGAGCGCATGGAGCCATTCCATCAGGATGAGACCTTAATGGAAATTCCGATGGTAGATGAGAGGATCGTATAAAAATGACAATATTTATACTAGGGAATGTGAGATGTATGAAGAAATCATAGAACAACTGCGTAAAGAGAATGAACTCTTGCGCCAAACGCATAGGGAAGCAGATCTCTATTATGCCAAGATGAAAGAGTTGGAAAACTATCAGGCGCAATTGGTGAAACTGCTCACACAAATAGAAGAAAAATCCCAAAAAGTGATCGTTCTCTTTGAAGGAAGAGATGCGGCGGGAAAAGGAAGCCTTATCGGGAGTATAGCCCAGTATCTGAACCCAAAGCACTGTCGTACTGTTGCACTTGGCAAACCTACGGATGAAGAGAGATCACAATGGTATTTCCAGAAATATATCAAGCATTTCCCGCGCGGGGGAGAGCTGGTACTTTTTGATCGTAGTTGGTATAATCGTGCAATGGTCGAACCGGTATTTGGATTTTGTACGCAGAATGAGTATGAACTCTTTTTAGATACAGTGACCACTTTTGAAGATTCGTTTACGAAGCATGGTACGCGTTTGATCAAGATCTATTTGAGCGTTTCAAAAGAGATACAGAATGAACGTTTTGAAAAACGTCGGACCGATCCTTTGAGACAGTGGAAACTTAGTGAAATAGATATGCAAGCACAGGCCATGTGGAATGAGTTCACGCAAAAAAAGAGAATTATGCTTGAACGTACACATACCCCTGAGTCTCCCTGGCATATCATTCGGTCAAATGATAAACACAAAGCACGTATAGAAGCGATGAAGCTGATATTGAGAGAACTTGATTTCCAAGAAGAAGATTCTATGGTTGATCTGAAGGCTGATGAGGATATTTTAGTCTCTGTCGAGGCTGAAATATTAGGTTGACAGTATGATCTGAAATTGCATCTAAAAGGTAAAATTATGGCACACGTAGAACATCTGGTCGATACACTGCACCTGGAAGACTTACAAAACCCTCTGCACCCCTCTATTTTTGATGAAAATGATGAATATGATATGCTTATTGTACGTCTCCCTGTTATTACAGAGAAGCTTGAAGCGGTCTCATTGGGGTTTATCATTACGAAGGATGCCAGTTATCTCTTCAATGCCGCAAAGAGCAGACTAGAGGAGCTGGAGAGTCGATTTGAGGGGCCGCATGAAAAGATAGACACACTGCTGGACCATCTGCTTAAATCCTTTCACTCCTACCAGGATCAGATCTCTGATATGGAAGAGACACTCTATGAAGGCACCGTAAAAACGAACTTTATGATGCAGTGGCTGACGTTAAAAAGAGATATTTTACGGGTAGAACGTATTATGCACCGTACTTCAGCCGTCATGCAGGATGCGATCCAGTATTATGAGACGGATGGGAGTTTTCCGATGAATCATTATATAGATATCCATGAGCATTGTGAACGTATTTTACGCTCCGCAACACTGCAACTTTCAAAACTGGATTATCTTTATAATTTTTACAATACACGCACCAATGAAAAAATGAATCGTCTTATTTTTCTTTTGACTATCATTTCAGCGGTCTTTCTTCCGCTTAATCTGATCGTTGGTTTTTTTGGTATGAATACGAGCGGTCTGCCGTTCACAGAGGGATCGCACGGTACCTTCAGTGTGGTTATGGGGTTGGTCTTCCTGCTCGTCATTACCTCATTGGGTGTGCTTGTTTGGAGACGTAAAATAGAGTATTCAGAATAGGTGACAGGAGTGTCACCAGGGTAGGTACTCTACAGCCTTGAGGGCTGTAGTCAAATGCAGCTAAAGAGGTAGGCTATTTACGTATTTGTCCACTGCCGTAAATTTTAAATTTATAAGTCGTAAGTCCCTCTATCCCCATCGGTCCTCTGGCATGGAGTTTGTTGGTACTGATCCCCACTTCTGCACCAAACCCGAATGCACCTCCATCGGTAAAGCGTGTCGAGGCATTGACATAGACTGCTGCAGCATCGATGGCATTTAAAAAGAGTTCAGCCGTTGTGATGTTCTCTGTGATGATGGCTTCAGAATGCCCTGAACCAAATCTAACAATGTGTTCGATCGCGCCTTCCACACCATCTACGACTTTGATATTTAAAATATTCGCCAAATACTCTGTATCATAATCTTCATCTGTAGCATGTGAGATGTCTATGATATTTTGTGTTCTACTGTCACCTTTGAGTTCGGTATGTGCTTCATCAAATGCCGCTTTGAGCTGAGGTAAGGCCTCTTCTGCTATCGCCGTATCGACCAAGAGTGTCTCCATGGCATTACATACTCCCGGACGTTGTACTTTTGCATTGAGCGCGATGGCAATGGCATTGTCCAGTTTTGCATCTTTGTCGATGTAGGTATGACACTGTCCTTTATCGTGTTTAACCACAGCGACAGTCGCATTTTCAGTGACATGTTTGATGAGTCCTGCCCCACCTCTTGGAATGATCAGGTCCACATATTTATCCATCTTGATCAGTTTGTCAACTCCCTCTCTTGAAGCGTCTGGGATGAGTGAGATCAGTGCACGTGGAAGATCATTCGCCTCTAATACATCTTGAAGTATCTTTGCGATCTCTTCATTGGAGTTCTGTGCTTCTTTCCCTCCTTTGAGTACACACACATTAGAGCTTTTGAAACAGAGTGCTGCCGTGTCTGACGTTACATTGGGACGAGACTCGTAGATGATCCCTATCACACCGATAGGGATAGAAACCTTCTGCATATTTAAGCCATCTTCTGTGATCCAGCCATCCAAGACACGGCCTACAGGATCTTTCAGTGCTGCGATCTCTTCTATCGCCACTGCCATGGCATCGATGCGGCCCTCATCTAACAAAAGCCTGTCCATCAGTGCAGAAGAGAGTTGGTTTTTTTCTCCCTCTTCCATATCTTTTTTGTTTCGTGCTATGAGGTTGCTGCTGTTATCTCTAAGGGCTTGTGCCATTTCCTTCAGAATTCTGTTTTTTTCGCGGCCGCTGATAGTCGCTAGAACCCTGCTTGAATTTTTGGCTTCTTGTAGAAAATCTTCCATTTTTATGCCTTTATATAGCTACAGCAGTAGTCAGTAACCGTTTTGATCTTTAGATCAAAAGATGAGTTGGCCGGGACATTGAAACTCTCAGGTGTATTTAATTTTCTAAATTCTGTTTCACCCGGAAGTCGGATCTCCAAGTCGCCACTCATCATCTCCATGATCTCTGCTTCATTCGTGTCAAATGTATATTCACCCGGCTGCATCACACCCAAGGTCTGTCTATCTCCATTAGGTAAAAAAATAGTTCTACTGACTACTTTCCCATCAAAATATACATTGGCTTCTTTGATCATCGATATGTTTTCTAGTTTTGTCATTTTATTTCCTTGTTTGTTAGTTTTTCTCTTTAAGCTCTTTGGCTTTTGCATAGGCATCACTGACCGCTTCCATCATCCCGTTACGTACATTACAACGTTCCAGAGCTGCATATCCGGCTGCAGTTGTTCCTCCGGGACTCATCACACCGTCTTTTATGATCGCCGGGTTTTCATGTGCCAAAAGGGATGTAAATCCTTCAAAAAGACCTTGTACCAGTACCTGTGCGTCTGCACGCTTCAGTCCTTGATTGACCGCACCATCTGCAAGACTCTCCGCGATCAGCGCCAAGTATGCAGGCCCGCTGCCTGCTACACCGGTTGCGATGTCCAGCTCGTTTTCGCTGTTGAGCCATAGACTTCTCCCAATGGAGTTAAAGATGCTTAATGCACTCTCCTTGAGATCCTCATCTCCTGTGATCGTTGTCATAGATTTAAGATGACTCGCCCCTAGGTTTGGCATCGTTCTTATGTACTTTTTTGCTTTGATCTGTGCGCTGAGGCTCTCTATGGATGTGCCTGCCAGAACAGAATAGATGGCGTCTGCTTCACCTGTTAGTTTGGGGGCCAGATCAGGGAGAGAGTAGGGTTTGACACAAAGAACTATATTTTTACCTGATATATCCTCTTTCTCTTCCATTACCTTGGTTGAAATTTGAGGAAGCTTTTCTTGAAGCGCTTGTAATGATTTTTGATTTCTTCCCAGAACCTCTATCTCATAATTTTCAACTAACCCTTCAATAAGGGCCTTAGCCATATTACCATTGCCAATAAATGTTAACTTCATTATTTATCTTTCTTCTCTTTTTGTGTTGTAAATAGTGTACCTTTATTATGTACACCCTCTATTAAAAACTCTCTTGCACTTGTCAGGTCATACCCATTACACAAGAACATCTCTCTTTTTTTACTGATAATATAGTCAGCTGCTTTGAGTTTGGTCACGATACCGCCTGTGGCAAATTGTGAGTTTGGTGTATATTCCTGCTCAAGCTCTTCTTTTTTTATCTCAGTAACCACTTTCCTGATCTTTGCATCTGGATTATCTTTGGGGTTAGAGTCATAATACCCATCAATATCACTTAAGATCACAAGTAGGTCAGCACCGGTATAGTAGGTGATATGTGCAGAGAGTTGATCGTTATCTCCAAAGAGTTGATCCGGCGTTGTGGAAATATCATTTTCATTGACGATAGGCAAAATGTCATTTTTCAATGTTCTGTCTATAATATCCTGAAAGATCTTTGTATGGACTCTTGAGTCAAAATCTTCTTCCGTTAAAAGTATCTGGGAAATAGGGACATCATAAATATCAAACTTGTTTTTATAAGAACTCATAAGGATCGGTTGTCCGACAGAAGCCAACACTTTTTTACTGGTAGGCACATTTCTGTTCAATTTAACAGCTGTATATCCTGCAGCGACTGCCCCAGACGTTACAAGAATCACCTCATATTGTTTTCTGGCTTCGGCAATTAAAGAGGCCAGGTTCAGCATCCTCTCTTTTGCGATACTTGTTGTCTCTGTCAAGACACTGCTTCCTACTTTAATGACTATCCTTTTCACTTTTTTATTCCTTTTTTTCATTTATTATCATAGTTTTTACTCTTATTGTACTGAAACATTGACCATTTTGTAAAACTTTTATGTTTTTAAAGATCTATTGTCACCATCCATATGGCGTATTATGTATATTTTAATCGGCTTTGCACTTCATCAAACTTCTCAGATATAGAATCCGGGTTGGCTGCTCCATATCGACTAAAGAGCAAAATCGCTATCCATGAAAAAAC is a genomic window of Sulfurovum sp. XGS-02 containing:
- the rimK gene encoding 30S ribosomal protein S6--L-glutamate ligase, producing the protein MTVYILSRNTNLYSTQRLIEAAEAKGWNVRVIDYLMCSIEIMKGELLVVYDGEILPVPDAIIPRIGASRTFYGTAMVRHFEMMGAFSVAGNLAIARSRDKLRSLQVLSTHDVDMPKTVFASNKANAKDVIKLIGGTPLVLKILEGTQGVGVVLAETQKAAQSVLDAFYGMDVSLLVQEFIKEAGGADIRALVINGQVVGAMKRQGAEGDFRSNLHQGGSASAHKLSRKEKSTAIAAAKAMGLGVCGVDMIPSDRGPLVMEVNSSPGLEGIEKATNADIAGKIMDYIEANIKPTDNKKPPRRRKDNIGA
- a CDS encoding succinylglutamate desuccinylase/aspartoacylase family protein, with the translated sequence MRHNPFILGGKEIPRGVQRRVEIELPSFYGTPTSLTAYVIRGKKAGPTVFISAAIHGDELNGIEIIRRLRQLHLLTKLKGTLILVPIVNIYGAINLSRYLPDRRDLNRSFPGHSKGALASRLAKTFFDEIVSKCDLGIDLHTASIHKDNLPQVRTNVNNEYTLRLAYAFEAPVILHSELRDGSLRAVAQDKGIPILLYEAGEALRLDEKSIKIGVKGIINVLRANEMLPTRIKKSSRIKPVLTKNSKWIRAHESGMIQTIKQLGDVVEEGDVIARIHSLFEDQSYEVIAPFDGIIIGKTQIPLIHEGDAAFHIAALKDIQIAEERMEPFHQDETLMEIPMVDERIV
- the ppk2 gene encoding polyphosphate kinase 2 — encoded protein: MYEEIIEQLRKENELLRQTHREADLYYAKMKELENYQAQLVKLLTQIEEKSQKVIVLFEGRDAAGKGSLIGSIAQYLNPKHCRTVALGKPTDEERSQWYFQKYIKHFPRGGELVLFDRSWYNRAMVEPVFGFCTQNEYELFLDTVTTFEDSFTKHGTRLIKIYLSVSKEIQNERFEKRRTDPLRQWKLSEIDMQAQAMWNEFTQKKRIMLERTHTPESPWHIIRSNDKHKARIEAMKLILRELDFQEEDSMVDLKADEDILVSVEAEILG
- a CDS encoding CorA family divalent cation transporter; the protein is MAHVEHLVDTLHLEDLQNPLHPSIFDENDEYDMLIVRLPVITEKLEAVSLGFIITKDASYLFNAAKSRLEELESRFEGPHEKIDTLLDHLLKSFHSYQDQISDMEETLYEGTVKTNFMMQWLTLKRDILRVERIMHRTSAVMQDAIQYYETDGSFPMNHYIDIHEHCERILRSATLQLSKLDYLYNFYNTRTNEKMNRLIFLLTIISAVFLPLNLIVGFFGMNTSGLPFTEGSHGTFSVVMGLVFLLVITSLGVLVWRRKIEYSE
- a CDS encoding glutamate-5-semialdehyde dehydrogenase, whose translation is MEDFLQEAKNSSRVLATISGREKNRILKEMAQALRDNSSNLIARNKKDMEEGEKNQLSSALMDRLLLDEGRIDAMAVAIEEIAALKDPVGRVLDGWITEDGLNMQKVSIPIGVIGIIYESRPNVTSDTAALCFKSSNVCVLKGGKEAQNSNEEIAKILQDVLEANDLPRALISLIPDASREGVDKLIKMDKYVDLIIPRGGAGLIKHVTENATVAVVKHDKGQCHTYIDKDAKLDNAIAIALNAKVQRPGVCNAMETLLVDTAIAEEALPQLKAAFDEAHTELKGDSRTQNIIDISHATDEDYDTEYLANILNIKVVDGVEGAIEHIVRFGSGHSEAIITENITTAELFLNAIDAAAVYVNASTRFTDGGAFGFGAEVGISTNKLHARGPMGIEGLTTYKFKIYGSGQIRK
- a CDS encoding pyrimidine/purine nucleoside phosphorylase, producing the protein MTKLENISMIKEANVYFDGKVVSRTIFLPNGDRQTLGVMQPGEYTFDTNEAEIMEMMSGDLEIRLPGETEFRKLNTPESFNVPANSSFDLKIKTVTDYCCSYIKA
- a CDS encoding pyrroline-5-carboxylate reductase, with protein sequence MKLTFIGNGNMAKALIEGLVENYEIEVLGRNQKSLQALQEKLPQISTKVMEEKEDISGKNIVLCVKPYSLPDLAPKLTGEADAIYSVLAGTSIESLSAQIKAKKYIRTMPNLGASHLKSMTTITGDEDLKESALSIFNSIGRSLWLNSENELDIATGVAGSGPAYLALIAESLADGAVNQGLKRADAQVLVQGLFEGFTSLLAHENPAIIKDGVMSPGGTTAAGYAALERCNVRNGMMEAVSDAYAKAKELKEKN
- the proB gene encoding glutamate 5-kinase; this translates as MKRIVIKVGSSVLTETTSIAKERMLNLASLIAEARKQYEVILVTSGAVAAGYTAVKLNRNVPTSKKVLASVGQPILMSSYKNKFDIYDVPISQILLTEEDFDSRVHTKIFQDIIDRTLKNDILPIVNENDISTTPDQLFGDNDQLSAHITYYTGADLLVILSDIDGYYDSNPKDNPDAKIRKVVTEIKKEELEQEYTPNSQFATGGIVTKLKAADYIISKKREMFLCNGYDLTSAREFLIEGVHNKGTLFTTQKEKKDK